A portion of the Girardinichthys multiradiatus isolate DD_20200921_A chromosome 23, DD_fGirMul_XY1, whole genome shotgun sequence genome contains these proteins:
- the nme5 gene encoding nucleoside diphosphate kinase homolog 5 isoform X2, protein MLNIKKRRLQLSPEQCSEFYAHQYGKLFFPSLTAFMSSGPIVAMTLARDNAIAHLKSIIGPDNISKARETHPECLRAKYGTSDLKNALHGSDSFLTAVREIKFMFPNTVIEPFPSRGETEEYLSKNVNPVLLRGLTELCKEKPLNPCIWLAEWLLKNDPNQPQICDGVTVEDAH, encoded by the exons ATGTTAAATATAAAG AAGCGGAGGCTGCAGCTGAGTCCTGAGCAATGCAGCGAGTTCTACGCACACCAGTATGGAAAGCTCTTCTTTCCCAGCCTGACGGCCTTCATGAGCTCCGGCCCCATTGTTGCTATGACGCTGGCTCGAGACAACGCTATTGCCCACTTGAAGTCCATAATAGGGCCCGACAACATCTCCAAAGCCAGAGAAACTCATCCAGAGTG cCTGCGAGCAAAGTATGGTACTTCTGACCTGAAGAATGCTCTTCATGGCAGTGACTCGTTTCTCACAGCAGTGAGGGAGATTAAATTCATGTTTCCAAACA CTGTAATCGAGCCCTTTCCGTCCAGAGGAGAAACCGAGGAGTACCTGAGCAAGAATGTAAACCCAGTTCTCCTACGTGGACTCACTGAGCTCTGTAAGGAAAAGCCTCTCAATCCCTGT ATTTGGCTTGCTGAATGGCTCCTGAAAAATGATCCAAACCAGCCTCAAATATGTGACGGAGTCACTGTGGAAGATGCACACTGA
- the rack1 gene encoding guanine nucleotide-binding protein subunit beta-2-like 1, producing the protein MTEQMTVRGTLKGHSGWVTQIATTPQYPDMILSASRDKSIIMWKLTRDETNYGIPQRSLRGHSHFVSDVVISSDGQFALSGAWDGTLRLWDLTTGATTRQFVGHNKDVLSVAFSADNRQIVSGSRDKTIKLWNTLGVCKYTIQDEGHSEWVSCVRFSPNSSNPIIVSCGWDKMVKVWNLANCKLKTNHIGHTGYLNTVTVSPDGSLCASGGKDGQAMLWDLNEGKHLYTLDSGDIINALCFSPNRYWLCAATGPSIKIWDLEGKIIVDELRQEVISTNSKAEPPQCTSLAWSADGQTLFAGYTDNLIRVWQVTIGTR; encoded by the exons ATGACCGAGCAGATGACAGTGAGGGGGACCCTGAAGGGTCACAGTGGATGGGTCACCCAGATCGCCACTACGCCCCAGTACCCCGACATGATTCTGTCAGCGTCCCGAG ACAAGTCCATCATCATGTGGAAACTGACCCGTGATGAAACCAACTATGGTATCCCCCAGCGCTCCCTGAGGGGTCACTCTCACTTCGTGAGTGATGTTGTCATCTCCTCAGATGGCCAGTTTGCCCTCTCAGGAGCCTGGGATGGAACCCTCCGCCTGTGGGACCTTACCAC TGGTGCCACCACCCGCCAGTTTGTTGGACACAACAAGGACGTTTTGAGCGTGGCTTTCTCTGCTGATAACCGCCAGATTGTGTCTGGCTCTCGGGACAAGACCATCAAGCTGTGGAACACGCTTGGAGTATGCAAGTACACCATTCAG GATGAAGGCCATAGTGAGTGGGTGTCTTGTGTTCGCTTCTCCCCCAATAGCAGCAACCCCATTATCGTCTCCTGCGGCTGGGACAAGATGGTCAAG GTGTGGAACCTGGCCAACTGCAAGCTGAAGACCAACCACATTGGCCACACCGGCTACCTGAACACAGTGACGGTGTCTCCTGATGGCTCCCTGTGTGCATCTGGTGGAAAG GACGGCCAGGCCATGCTGTGGGACCTGAATGAGGGCAAACACCTCTACACTCTGGATAGTGGTGACATCATCAATGCCCTGTGCTTCAGCCCCAACCGTTACTGGCTCTGTGCCGCCACTGGCCCCAGCATTAAGATCTGG GATCTGGAGGGCAAGATCATTGTGGATGAGCTGAGACAGGAAGTGATCAGCACAAACAGCAAGGCTGAGCCCCCACAGTGTACTTCCTTGGCATGGTCTGCTGATGGACAG ACCCTGTTTGCTGGCTACACTGACAACCTGATCAGAGTGTGGCAGGTCACTATTGGAACACGATAA
- the nme5 gene encoding nucleoside diphosphate kinase homolog 5 isoform X1 produces MDQTSHHRIYVERTLAIIKPDAVHTSEEIEDVFLKSGFIILQKRRLQLSPEQCSEFYAHQYGKLFFPSLTAFMSSGPIVAMTLARDNAIAHLKSIIGPDNISKARETHPECLRAKYGTSDLKNALHGSDSFLTAVREIKFMFPNTVIEPFPSRGETEEYLSKNVNPVLLRGLTELCKEKPLNPCIWLAEWLLKNDPNQPQICDGVTVEDAH; encoded by the exons ATGGACCAAACTTCACATCATCGTATTTATGTTGAAAGAACCCTGGCTATCATCAAACCTGATGCAGTTCATACGTCCGAGGAGATCGAGGATGTTTTCCTGAAGTCGGGCTTCATTATCCTGCAG AAGCGGAGGCTGCAGCTGAGTCCTGAGCAATGCAGCGAGTTCTACGCACACCAGTATGGAAAGCTCTTCTTTCCCAGCCTGACGGCCTTCATGAGCTCCGGCCCCATTGTTGCTATGACGCTGGCTCGAGACAACGCTATTGCCCACTTGAAGTCCATAATAGGGCCCGACAACATCTCCAAAGCCAGAGAAACTCATCCAGAGTG cCTGCGAGCAAAGTATGGTACTTCTGACCTGAAGAATGCTCTTCATGGCAGTGACTCGTTTCTCACAGCAGTGAGGGAGATTAAATTCATGTTTCCAAACA CTGTAATCGAGCCCTTTCCGTCCAGAGGAGAAACCGAGGAGTACCTGAGCAAGAATGTAAACCCAGTTCTCCTACGTGGACTCACTGAGCTCTGTAAGGAAAAGCCTCTCAATCCCTGT ATTTGGCTTGCTGAATGGCTCCTGAAAAATGATCCAAACCAGCCTCAAATATGTGACGGAGTCACTGTGGAAGATGCACACTGA